The proteins below are encoded in one region of Lujinxingia sediminis:
- a CDS encoding vanadium-dependent haloperoxidase: MQLQSLAIATLLSATFILTSGCNEALDAPPRNPTPIGEERGDVVVSWMDLALDRVQADGLTPPQTSRILAYSGVALYEALLGGMPRQQSFGGQLAGLDALPALEPGVDYDFYTVAHATMGHLMPLLFVSDESRQAFETFAEDGMQQRAEAGVSARVRERSRAYGVLVAEVIDAWAYGDGYDDAMAVSYEFSDEPHAWRPTAEGMQALLPGWGRLRPFALPAADACAPPPPPAFETLPHSALYRQALAVWNASRTLTPDQEHIANFWADNVGVSPTPPGHWMRIATQVLADRHERLDRSAETVALLGLVQADAFISCWDEKYRSNLLRPVTYIRDHIEEDWTSLVTTPPFPEYTSGHSNASAAAARVLTEQLGAFPFADRTHQSQDLGLRHFDDFNHAAQEAAISRLYGGIHYPMGIDYGMPQGECVAGYLLEGVETRRSSE; this comes from the coding sequence ATGCAGCTTCAAAGCCTCGCCATCGCCACGCTTCTCAGTGCAACCTTCATCCTCACCTCAGGGTGCAATGAGGCGCTTGATGCTCCACCACGCAACCCCACGCCCATCGGCGAGGAGCGCGGCGATGTGGTGGTAAGCTGGATGGACCTCGCCCTGGATCGTGTGCAGGCCGATGGGCTGACCCCGCCGCAAACCTCCCGCATCCTGGCCTACTCCGGCGTGGCCCTCTACGAGGCGCTGCTCGGCGGCATGCCTCGCCAGCAATCCTTCGGGGGCCAACTCGCCGGCCTCGACGCGTTGCCGGCGTTGGAGCCGGGAGTCGACTACGACTTCTACACGGTCGCACACGCCACCATGGGGCATCTGATGCCCTTGCTCTTTGTCAGCGACGAGAGCCGTCAGGCCTTTGAAACATTTGCCGAAGATGGCATGCAGCAACGCGCCGAGGCCGGTGTCAGCGCCCGGGTCCGTGAGCGCTCGCGTGCCTACGGCGTGCTCGTCGCCGAGGTCATCGACGCCTGGGCCTACGGCGACGGCTACGACGACGCGATGGCCGTCAGCTACGAGTTCTCCGATGAGCCCCACGCCTGGCGCCCGACCGCCGAAGGCATGCAGGCGCTCTTGCCCGGCTGGGGGCGTCTGCGCCCCTTTGCGCTGCCCGCGGCCGATGCCTGCGCCCCGCCTCCTCCCCCCGCGTTTGAGACCCTCCCGCACTCCGCGCTCTACCGTCAGGCGCTCGCCGTTTGGAACGCCTCCCGCACCCTGACGCCCGACCAGGAACATATCGCCAACTTCTGGGCCGATAACGTCGGCGTAAGCCCCACCCCGCCCGGACACTGGATGCGCATCGCCACCCAGGTTCTGGCGGACCGTCACGAACGCCTCGACCGCAGCGCCGAAACCGTCGCCCTGCTGGGTCTCGTGCAGGCCGACGCCTTCATCTCCTGCTGGGACGAAAAGTACCGCTCCAACCTCCTGCGCCCGGTCACCTACATCCGCGATCACATCGAGGAAGACTGGACCTCATTGGTCACCACCCCGCCCTTCCCCGAATACACCTCCGGCCACTCCAACGCCTCGGCCGCCGCCGCCCGGGTGCTCACCGAACAGCTCGGCGCATTCCCCTTTGCCGACCGCACCCACCAGTCCCAGGACCTCGGCCTGCGCCACTTCGACGACTTCAACCATGCTGCTCAAGAAGCCGCCATCTCCCGGCTCTACGGCGGCATCCACTACCCGATGGGTATCGACTACGGCATGCCCCAGGGTGAGTGTGTGGCGGGGTATCTGTTGGAGGGGGTGGAGACGCGCCGAAGCTCGGAGTAA